In the Helianthus annuus cultivar XRQ/B chromosome 11, HanXRQr2.0-SUNRISE, whole genome shotgun sequence genome, one interval contains:
- the LOC110891215 gene encoding uncharacterized protein LOC110891215, whose product MLGKQARSSQGSEEHISILHNMLIAYRIILTAHGASSLDLKVSESNRSAVSILTKNKRGRKRKSESISSKSSKSSLKTVRRARKFKFSGNKIKNSKILKRSPRSASAPRPIVSITKCTSSQQKSGPKLTKKNLSLHSPVFKEGGLPDGTELTYVACGKKCLNGYKLGNGIFCSCCKTGISASQFVLD is encoded by the exons ATGTTAGGAAAACAAGCGAGGTCATCTCAG GGATCTGAAGAACATATATCAATCCTTCATAACATGTTGATTGCTTATAGGATTATCTTGACTGCACATG GGGCATCAAGTCTGGACCTGAAGGTATCTGAAAGTAACAGGTCAGCAGTTTCCATTCTTACCAAGAATAAACGAGGCAGAAAAAGGAAGTCAGAATCTATTTCATCCAA GTCATCAAAGTCATCTCTGAAAACCGTTAGAAGGGCTCGAAAGTTTAAATTTTCaggaaacaaaataaaaaattcaaaGATACTCAAAAG GTCACCAAGATCCGCTTCGGCACCAAGACCCATCGTTAGTATTACTAAATGTACCTCATCACAACAAAAGAGTGGACCAAAGCTAACGAAAAA GAATCTTTCATTGCATTCGCCTGTTTTTAAGGAAGGAGGATTACCAGATGGAACTGAACTAACTTACGTTGCTTGTGgaaag AAATGTCTAAATGGTTATAAGTTGGGTAATGGTATCTTTTGTTCCTGTTGCAAAACTGGGATCAGTGCCTCACAGTTTGTGTTAGATTAA